Proteins encoded by one window of Mustelus asterias chromosome 9, sMusAst1.hap1.1, whole genome shotgun sequence:
- the LOC144498872 gene encoding uncharacterized protein LOC144498872: MTPSCCSSGQTRTLFGLSPKMWTPLGLILYISISSLTASSMYNLQNNRIKVLKSLRVSDAEECNLTCDNVADQDGLQCNWVVIEEKQNICFYLHCLDVRICKGVTVEDVKALQIEQSLPIKIFLNRVRKRRTINKRLPRGASDTPRSEVTSSASSTITTASNVTSTTTTIIQPTVTSATTTTIKPTVTSTTTTTIKPTVTSTTTTTIKPTVTSTTTTTIKPTFTSITTTTITPAVTSTTTATTTVSPAVTSTTTATTTVSPAVTSTTATTGISAIINKTTATTTVSPTVISTITIKVTPAVTSTTAATTTVSPTVTSTTTATGTSAITMKTTATTMVSREVINTFTIVSATLATSNISSAPSAINTTMTATLTTEKSSTNATEPTSMILTSSAEYTTQLPTTSLAETTRQASTGQQTTPAPTTVHPTTMANVSSTKLLPNVTQPHSMKPAAPSLTPKLTTKTFTLTVTPTNGSPTPLTQEAMTLQKITSGSKMSSSTPGTILTMAGGASKPPETKSRTTLAFNDGKNHIFPSVPAGSLIKYLADTSSLIAVLIFGLLFFLVSILLFAQKAFESYKRKDYVQVDYLINGMYADSEM, translated from the exons ATGACTCCTTCATGCTGCAGTTCTGGCCAAACCAGGACTTTGTTTGGATTGTCCCCAAAAATGTGGACTCCTCTTGGTCTGATTCTCTACATATCCATTTCCTCTTTGACTGCGAGCTCAATgtataatttacaaaataatcgaATCAAAGTGCTGAAGTCGCTTCGTGTCAGTGATGCAGAAGAATGTAACCTAACTTGTGACAATGTGGCAGACCAAG ATGGCTTGCAGTGTAACTGGGTGGTGATTGAAGAAAAACaaaacatttgtttttatttacacTGTCTTGATGTTCGGATCTGTAAAGGAGTAACTGTGGAAGATGTTAAAGCTTTGCAAATAG AGCAAAGTTTACCAatcaagatttttttaaatcgTGTACGAAAGAGGAGAACAATTAATAAAAGGCTTCCACGAGGTGCTTCAGACACACCTAGATCAGAGGTAACTTCTTCAGCATCGTCAACAATCACCACTGCATCTAATGTCACCAGTACAACCACCACTATAATACAACCAACTGTCACCAGTGCAACCACAACTACAATAAAACCAACTGTCACCAGTACAACCACAACTACAATAAAACCAACTGTCACCAGTACAACCACAACTACAATAAAACCAACTGTCACCAGTACAACCACAACTACAATAAAACCAACTTTCACCAGTATAACCACAACTACAATAACACCAGCTGTCACCAGTACAACCACAGCTACAACTACAGTATCACCAGCTGTCACCAGTACAACCACAGCTACAACTACAGTATCACCAGCTGTCACCAGTACAACCGCAACAACAGGAATATCAGCTATCATCAATAAAACCACAGCCACAACTACAGTGTCACCAACTGTCATCAGTACAATCACAATCAAAGTAACACCAGCTGTCACCAGCACAACTGCAGCCACAACTACAGTATCACCAACTGTCACCAGTACAACCACAGCAACAGGAACATCAGCTATCACCATGAAAACCACAGCCACAACTATGGTGTCACGAGAAGTTATAAATACATTCACAATTGTTAGTGCCACATTGGCAACTTCAAACATTTCAAGTGCACCATCAGCTATAAATACAACAATGACAGCAACCCTCACTACAGAAAAATCATCAACAAATGCCACCGAACCAACTTCAATGATACTGACATCTTCAGCTGAATATACCACACAACTTCCCACCACTAGTTTAGCGGAAACCACTCGACAAGCGTCAACTGGTCAACAGACTACGCCAGCTCCAACAACTGTTCATCCAACCACAATGGCAAATGTATCATCTACAAAACTACTTCCAAATGTCACTCAACCACATTCCATGAAACCAGCAGCCCCATCATTGACCCCAAAACTGACCACCAAAACCTTTACATTGACTGTGACTCCAACAAATGGATCGCCAACACCGCTCACCCAGGAAGCAATGACACTGCAGAAAATAACAAGTGGAAGCAAAATGAGTAGTTCAACTCCTGGAACCATCCTCACAATGGCTGGAGGAGCATCAAAGCCACCAGAAACAAAATCCAGAACTACACTTGCTTTTAATGATGGGAAGAATCACATCTTTCCTTCAGTGCCTGCTGGATCCCTAATCAAGTATTTAGCTGATACCAGTTCCTTAATAGCTGTGCTAATATTTGGGCTGCTGTTTTTCTTAGTGAGTATTCTATTGTTTGCTCAAAAAGCTTTTGAAAGCTATAAAAGGAAAGACTATGTGCAAGTGGACTATTTAATAAATGGAATGTATGCAGATTCAGAAATGTAA